In one Desulfoferula mesophila genomic region, the following are encoded:
- a CDS encoding FAD-binding protein: MVKHERHIETDILIVGGGSAGCMAAIRAKEIAPDLRVAVMEKGDLMYSGCIAMGMDALNIVAIPGFTSPELYLEATTLACEGVVDGGPSLEMAARSWELLKKLEAWGVHFPMKNGKYETLQVHPKGEFLVTMKEPDLKKIIARRVYDMGCRVINRTMAFELMMEGDRVAGVLGYNVRTGELVICRAKAVIICSGGLARFSLPNSGYLYGVYDFPGNTGDGWAMSYRAGAELTGMEYTTCYCIIKDIGAPLLYITLTRGAQALNGLGKPIEGGHISIKTLVQEYADGRGPVFMRLKHLPEEKIQEIEDILFTTERPVMERFFKGRGIDFRKTDIELYNTEHFLCSGHGQAGLVVNQVGETNLRGLLAAGDAACVARGHLTGAFAFGEAAADRAAEICRSEQRASPEAAGVDGARRKLAGIFKMDGPVDPHQFEYKVRRLIGDYLVPPKNEIKLKLGLEWMDRFATMLDSTVRVTDPHWASKILEIESIIDTATLSGCASLARTESRWGYWHYRTDYPQRNDDEWVRHVVLSKGDEQRRPRVTLRDIDLLPLQQGLWPAAAP; encoded by the coding sequence TTGGTTAAGCATGAGAGACATATCGAAACCGACATCCTGATCGTGGGCGGCGGTAGCGCCGGGTGCATGGCCGCCATCCGCGCCAAGGAGATCGCACCCGATCTGCGGGTGGCGGTGATGGAAAAGGGCGACCTAATGTATTCGGGCTGCATAGCTATGGGCATGGACGCCTTGAACATCGTGGCCATCCCGGGCTTCACCTCCCCGGAGCTATACCTGGAGGCCACCACCCTGGCCTGCGAGGGAGTGGTGGACGGCGGGCCCTCTCTGGAGATGGCCGCCCGCTCCTGGGAGCTGCTCAAGAAACTGGAAGCGTGGGGAGTTCACTTCCCCATGAAAAACGGCAAGTACGAAACCCTGCAGGTGCACCCCAAGGGCGAGTTCCTGGTGACCATGAAGGAGCCCGACCTCAAGAAGATCATCGCCCGCCGGGTGTACGACATGGGTTGCCGGGTCATCAACCGAACCATGGCTTTCGAGCTGATGATGGAGGGCGACCGGGTGGCCGGCGTGCTGGGCTACAACGTGCGCACCGGCGAGCTTGTCATCTGCCGGGCCAAAGCTGTCATCATCTGCTCCGGCGGCCTGGCCCGCTTCAGCTTGCCCAACTCCGGCTACCTCTATGGGGTCTACGACTTCCCGGGCAACACCGGCGACGGCTGGGCCATGTCCTACCGGGCCGGAGCTGAGTTGACCGGCATGGAGTACACCACCTGCTATTGCATCATCAAGGACATTGGCGCCCCGCTGCTCTACATCACCCTCACCCGGGGGGCCCAGGCCCTCAACGGCCTCGGCAAACCTATCGAGGGTGGCCACATCTCTATCAAGACCCTGGTGCAGGAATACGCCGATGGCCGCGGCCCGGTGTTCATGCGGCTCAAGCACCTACCCGAGGAAAAGATCCAGGAGATAGAAGACATTCTGTTCACCACCGAGAGGCCGGTGATGGAGCGCTTCTTCAAGGGCCGGGGAATAGACTTCCGCAAGACCGACATAGAGCTTTACAACACCGAGCACTTCCTTTGCAGCGGCCATGGCCAGGCCGGCCTGGTGGTAAACCAAGTGGGCGAGACCAATCTGAGGGGGCTGCTGGCCGCCGGCGATGCCGCCTGCGTGGCCCGGGGCCACCTGACCGGAGCCTTCGCCTTCGGGGAAGCCGCCGCAGACCGCGCCGCCGAAATTTGTCGCTCGGAGCAGAGGGCCAGCCCCGAGGCCGCCGGGGTGGACGGCGCCCGCCGCAAGCTGGCTGGCATCTTCAAGATGGACGGGCCCGTCGACCCCCATCAGTTCGAATACAAGGTGCGCCGCCTCATCGGCGACTACCTGGTACCGCCCAAGAACGAAATCAAGCTCAAGCTGGGGCTGGAGTGGATGGATCGTTTCGCGACCATGCTCGACAGCACAGTGCGTGTCACGGACCCCCACTGGGCCAGCAAGATTCTGGAGATCGAATCAATCATCGATACGGCCACCCTCTCCGGCTGCGCTTCTCTCGCCCGTACGGAAAGCCGTTGGGGCTACTGGCACTACCGCACTGATTATCCACAGCGCAACGACGACGAGTGGGTGCGCCACGTGGTCCTGAGCAAGGGCGATGAACAACGCAGACCGCGGGTGACTTTGCGAGACATCGACTTGTTGCCTCTGCAACAAGGCCTTTGGCCGGCGGCCGCTCCCTGA
- a CDS encoding TAXI family TRAP transporter solute-binding subunit, whose translation MTKKASHWKPIFLIAACLMWLLPAAANAAPPSPDTSAVLKAGGGAVGGIGYMVMTGMAKTVREAYPRIDVTVVPGGWVGNLYRVNSGEMDIGSTTVAMCSLASEKAKPFEKPLPNVRSLYGTQDRLYYFAIVRKDLPVNSLAELFSKKIPVKLCTIQKGTTTELMWRNVFNSQGVSWEDLEKWGGKMNFVAWGDAVNLVKDNHADGILAVGVRKMGWVMDLTNSREMKILKWDDNLFKILNKKFGFDTDAIPANTYPGITEAVVCPTDSGEVIVNASIPDDVVTAILTALADNAEAHSKFHKALSNFTAAGMAKNIKLPLHPAAKKFYQERGIQLPK comes from the coding sequence ATGACCAAGAAAGCTAGCCATTGGAAACCTATCTTTTTGATCGCGGCCTGTCTGATGTGGCTGCTGCCCGCCGCGGCGAACGCCGCGCCGCCCAGCCCAGATACTTCCGCCGTGCTCAAGGCCGGCGGCGGTGCCGTGGGCGGTATCGGCTACATGGTGATGACCGGCATGGCCAAAACGGTGCGTGAGGCTTATCCCCGTATTGATGTGACGGTGGTCCCAGGCGGATGGGTGGGCAACCTGTACCGGGTTAACTCGGGTGAGATGGACATCGGATCCACCACGGTAGCTATGTGCTCTTTGGCTTCGGAGAAGGCAAAGCCCTTTGAGAAGCCGTTGCCCAACGTGCGCTCCTTGTATGGCACTCAGGACCGTTTGTACTACTTCGCCATTGTGCGCAAAGATCTGCCGGTCAACAGCTTGGCCGAGCTTTTCAGCAAAAAGATTCCCGTCAAGCTCTGTACCATCCAAAAGGGCACCACCACTGAGCTCATGTGGCGCAACGTGTTCAATAGCCAAGGCGTGAGCTGGGAAGACCTGGAGAAATGGGGCGGCAAGATGAACTTCGTCGCCTGGGGAGACGCGGTCAACCTGGTCAAGGACAACCACGCCGACGGCATCCTCGCGGTGGGCGTGCGCAAGATGGGTTGGGTCATGGACCTGACCAACTCCCGTGAGATGAAGATTCTAAAGTGGGACGACAACCTCTTCAAGATTCTCAATAAGAAGTTCGGCTTTGACACCGATGCTATCCCGGCGAACACTTATCCGGGCATCACCGAGGCGGTGGTATGCCCCACCGACTCGGGCGAGGTTATCGTCAACGCCAGCATTCCCGACGACGTGGTCACCGCCATCCTGACGGCATTGGCCGACAACGCCGAGGCGCACAGCAAGTTCCACAAGGCCCTAAGTAACTTCACCGCGGCCGGCATGGCCAAAAACATCAAGTTGCCCCTACATCCGGCAGCCAAGAAATTTTATCAAGAGAGAGGCATACAGCTGCCCAAGTAA
- the sdhB gene encoding succinate dehydrogenase iron-sulfur subunit: MAETKGGKKTFKVFRYDPAKGGEGHFDTFDLEIEDYYATTILDVLFRIQREHDQSLSFRYACRVAMCGSCGMVINGKEGLACKTVVADLKTPEITLRPLNHFPIVKDLTVDMEPFFKKYEEAMPYFDPAEEASEPAIVRPDTWERKAIDMATDCIACGCCVSSCTMAFWHKDYLGPAALNRSMTLLADSRDGLHDERLATAMESCYNCRLEFNCTEVCPKEISPTRAIKYIHRMAISQGPGLAQRLSPAPEPVALPAPEPLTPEMSRRRFLGRSAVSLGVVAGAALVGLVSVSALSAAFKKPECKWVSLGPLEKLTAAPGEVLTIYADYSLEDGFYKRQEHKPVLVEMDREKNKVTAFNSRCTHLGCTVHWDQQKKLFLCACHGGTFFPDGTVKSGPPPRPLDRYETKVSGGQLYVLEA, from the coding sequence ATGGCAGAGACTAAGGGCGGTAAAAAGACTTTCAAGGTATTTCGCTACGACCCTGCCAAGGGCGGCGAGGGACATTTCGACACCTTTGACTTGGAGATCGAGGACTACTACGCGACCACCATCCTGGACGTGCTTTTCAGGATCCAACGGGAGCACGACCAGAGCCTGTCCTTCCGCTATGCCTGTCGGGTGGCCATGTGCGGCTCCTGCGGCATGGTCATCAACGGCAAGGAGGGCCTGGCCTGCAAGACGGTGGTGGCCGATCTCAAAACCCCGGAGATCACCCTGCGGCCCTTGAATCATTTCCCCATCGTCAAGGACCTGACGGTGGACATGGAACCGTTTTTCAAGAAGTACGAAGAGGCCATGCCTTACTTCGATCCGGCCGAGGAGGCCAGCGAGCCGGCGATTGTGCGGCCCGATACCTGGGAACGCAAGGCCATTGACATGGCCACCGACTGCATAGCCTGTGGCTGCTGTGTTTCCAGCTGCACCATGGCCTTCTGGCATAAGGACTACCTGGGTCCGGCCGCGCTCAACCGTTCCATGACCCTCTTGGCCGACAGCCGCGACGGCTTGCACGACGAACGCCTGGCCACGGCCATGGAGTCCTGCTACAACTGCCGCCTGGAGTTCAACTGCACCGAGGTCTGCCCCAAGGAAATCAGCCCCACCCGGGCCATCAAGTACATTCACCGCATGGCCATAAGCCAGGGGCCGGGCCTTGCTCAGCGCCTGAGCCCCGCCCCCGAGCCCGTGGCCCTGCCCGCCCCGGAACCTCTGACCCCGGAGATGAGCCGGCGGCGCTTCCTGGGCCGTAGCGCGGTGAGCCTGGGCGTGGTGGCCGGAGCCGCTTTGGTCGGCCTGGTTTCTGTTTCAGCCCTCTCGGCCGCCTTCAAAAAGCCCGAGTGCAAGTGGGTGTCTCTGGGGCCCCTGGAAAAACTCACCGCCGCCCCCGGCGAGGTGCTAACCATCTACGCCGACTATTCCCTAGAAGACGGCTTCTACAAGCGCCAGGAACACAAGCCAGTGCTGGTGGAGATGGACCGGGAAAAGAACAAGGTCACCGCCTTCAACAGCCGCTGCACCCACCTGGGGTGCACCGTGCACTGGGACCAGCAGAAAAAGCTGTTCCTCTGCGCCTGCCACGGGGGCACCTTCTTCCCCGACGGCACGGTTAAATCCGGTCCCCCGCCACGGCCCTTGGACCGCTACGAGACCAAAGTCAGCGGCGGCCAACTCTATGTGCTGGAGGCCTAG
- a CDS encoding FAD-dependent oxidoreductase, whose amino-acid sequence MTLLIKNDKCLACGECAERCILDNIRVQTPPCRAACPVDLNPQQFVTLVALGRSHQAAEAIHDSVPFPRLLADLCPAPCQKSCTRRRVDQAVAIHALELYLVESFEPAADRFVLASDTGEQVAVVGAGPAGMTAAVRLRQAGHKVVLFEAQDQAGGGARDQVSPEMLAAEIGLLADLGVEQRLGKQIGASVDLAMLRRDFLAILLALGPEAQVDFAVREGAELDAEGRLKVDTKTMSTSLEGLFAAGQMLDGVDNQVAAMGSAQKAARYVDRYARGQSLELPRVLESEKILPVRVDAQRVNELRWQAAKGLLAASYVPPADGSLEEGDASLAAVPCLRCAQPVDYYDECWYCLPCEVECPTSALILEIPFLVK is encoded by the coding sequence GTGACTCTGCTCATAAAAAATGATAAATGTCTGGCTTGTGGCGAATGCGCCGAACGCTGCATCCTGGACAACATCCGGGTGCAAACTCCGCCCTGCCGCGCCGCTTGTCCGGTCGATCTAAACCCGCAACAATTTGTCACCTTGGTCGCCTTGGGCCGCTCCCACCAGGCCGCCGAAGCCATCCACGACAGCGTGCCTTTTCCCCGGCTGTTGGCCGACCTCTGCCCGGCTCCCTGCCAAAAGTCCTGTACCCGCCGCCGAGTGGACCAGGCAGTGGCCATCCACGCACTGGAGCTCTATTTGGTGGAAAGCTTTGAGCCCGCCGCGGATCGGTTCGTTTTGGCCAGCGATACCGGTGAGCAGGTGGCGGTGGTGGGCGCCGGCCCGGCCGGCATGACCGCCGCGGTGCGCCTGCGTCAGGCGGGGCACAAGGTGGTGCTGTTCGAGGCCCAGGACCAGGCTGGCGGGGGCGCGCGCGATCAGGTTTCGCCGGAGATGCTCGCCGCCGAGATAGGTCTGCTGGCCGACCTGGGCGTGGAGCAACGCCTGGGCAAGCAGATAGGCGCTTCCGTCGACCTGGCCATGCTGCGCCGCGACTTTCTGGCCATCCTGCTGGCCCTGGGGCCAGAGGCCCAGGTGGACTTCGCGGTCCGCGAGGGGGCCGAGTTGGACGCCGAGGGACGCCTCAAGGTGGACACCAAAACGATGAGCACCTCGCTGGAGGGGCTGTTCGCCGCCGGCCAGATGCTGGACGGAGTGGACAACCAGGTGGCGGCCATGGGCTCGGCCCAAAAGGCGGCGCGCTATGTGGACCGATATGCGCGGGGCCAGAGTCTTGAACTTCCCCGCGTTTTGGAATCGGAAAAAATCCTGCCGGTCCGGGTGGACGCCCAACGCGTGAACGAACTGCGCTGGCAGGCGGCCAAGGGGTTGTTGGCCGCAAGCTACGTCCCACCCGCGGATGGGAGCCTGGAAGAAGGAGATGCTAGCTTGGCCGCGGTGCCCTGTTTGCGCTGCGCCCAACCCGTGGATTACTACGACGAATGCTGGTACTGCCTGCCCTGCGAGGTCGAGTGCCCCACCAGCGCCTTGATCCTGGAAATTCCCTTCCTGGTCAAGTGA
- a CDS encoding FAD-binding protein, whose product MLTLGMGAAAQLAALNAYDANPDLNILIVTKALRGKGGCSRMVQGGFNVVLDQGDSHQKHFMDTLKGGQFINNQEMAKTLVEQATYTIKEMETIYGCFFDRKPDGTVHQKAFAGQSFDRTVHKGDLTGIEIISRTTEQIMKRGIRVLEEHRALDLLYDRERGQVTGALVMNIRTGELMVVEAAATLVATGGGPTCYRLCAPGPEKSLDGLAMLYRAGVEMMDMEMIQFHPTGLIVPGSVVAGALLEEGLRGAGAYLYNSEGERYMLRYDPEKKERATRDVVSRSSYLEIMAGRGYPGGGVMIDAAHLGKDFVEKNFPGMTERTRLFGYDLARKPVEVSPTAHFLMGGAVVNKDTETAIPRLFVAGEDAGGVHGANRLGGNGIADSCVFGRQSGKAMARFLATDRDIPESDPEMVQGLADHYRAPLGRVSGPVPADLRDRLRELNWIKVGIVRQGEALAEAQEEVEELMAEAMQAKVPKETNYNMIWGEWLSLVNMLDFTRMSSKSASLREETRGAHARSDFPEQNDATGLYNIFLRRGEDGRPVTEKRPVDLKYASPPSIAAPKEA is encoded by the coding sequence ATGTTGACGCTTGGCATGGGGGCCGCAGCCCAACTGGCCGCTCTCAACGCTTATGACGCCAACCCAGATCTAAACATCTTGATCGTTACCAAGGCGCTGCGCGGCAAGGGCGGGTGCAGCCGCATGGTGCAGGGCGGCTTCAACGTGGTCTTGGACCAGGGTGACTCCCACCAGAAGCACTTCATGGACACCCTGAAGGGCGGCCAGTTCATTAACAACCAGGAGATGGCTAAGACCCTGGTAGAACAGGCCACCTACACCATCAAAGAGATGGAAACCATTTACGGTTGCTTCTTCGACCGCAAACCCGACGGAACCGTCCATCAAAAGGCTTTCGCCGGCCAATCCTTTGACCGCACGGTGCATAAGGGCGACCTAACCGGAATCGAGATCATCAGCCGCACCACCGAGCAGATCATGAAGCGGGGCATACGGGTGCTGGAGGAGCACCGGGCCCTGGACCTGCTCTATGACCGCGAACGCGGCCAGGTCACCGGCGCGCTGGTGATGAACATCCGCACCGGGGAGCTGATGGTGGTGGAGGCCGCGGCCACGCTGGTGGCCACAGGCGGCGGCCCCACCTGCTACCGCCTCTGCGCTCCGGGGCCGGAGAAGAGCCTCGACGGCTTGGCCATGCTTTATCGGGCCGGGGTGGAGATGATGGACATGGAAATGATTCAGTTCCATCCCACCGGCCTCATCGTTCCCGGAAGCGTGGTGGCAGGCGCCTTGCTGGAGGAGGGCCTGCGCGGTGCCGGCGCCTATCTCTACAACTCGGAGGGTGAGCGCTACATGCTGCGCTACGATCCCGAGAAAAAGGAGCGGGCCACCCGCGACGTGGTCAGTCGCTCCTCCTACCTGGAGATCATGGCCGGTCGCGGTTACCCCGGCGGCGGGGTGATGATCGACGCGGCCCACCTGGGCAAGGATTTCGTGGAAAAGAATTTCCCGGGCATGACCGAACGAACCCGATTGTTCGGCTACGACTTGGCCCGAAAGCCGGTGGAGGTATCTCCCACCGCCCACTTCCTCATGGGCGGGGCGGTGGTCAACAAGGACACCGAGACCGCGATACCCCGCCTTTTCGTGGCCGGAGAGGACGCCGGCGGAGTGCACGGCGCCAACCGCCTGGGCGGCAACGGTATCGCAGACTCCTGCGTCTTTGGGCGCCAATCCGGTAAGGCCATGGCCCGTTTCCTGGCCACCGACCGCGACATCCCCGAATCGGACCCGGAGATGGTCCAGGGCCTGGCCGACCACTACCGGGCTCCCCTGGGACGCGTCAGCGGCCCGGTACCAGCCGACCTGCGCGATCGTCTGCGCGAGCTCAACTGGATCAAGGTGGGCATCGTGCGCCAGGGCGAGGCCTTGGCCGAGGCCCAGGAAGAGGTCGAGGAGCTCATGGCCGAGGCCATGCAGGCCAAGGTGCCCAAGGAAACCAACTACAACATGATCTGGGGCGAGTGGCTCAGCCTGGTGAACATGCTGGACTTCACCCGCATGTCTAGCAAGTCGGCCAGCCTGCGCGAGGAGACCAGGGGGGCTCACGCCCGGTCGGACTTCCCCGAGCAAAACGATGCCACTGGCCTTTACAACATTTTCCTCCGGCGGGGAGAAGACGGACGGCCGGTGACCGAAAAAAGGCCGGTGGATTTAAAGTACGCGTCGCCGCCGAGCATCGCTGCCCCGAAAGAGGCCTAA
- a CDS encoding cytochrome b N-terminal domain-containing protein translates to MSRFASFWAERLGWEKHLKPFLYKPLPGRLNWSFTLGSLLLLLFVAQVVTGILLAAFYNPSPDHAYQSIGYIMTQLPAGALVRGLHHYGAAAMVILAAAHLLSNLYYGAYKPPRELTWVGGVFLLLMVLGFGFTGYLLPWDQKAYWATVVGTNVAGDIPVIGGFLAGLLRGGPNVSGLTLTRFYSVHVLLLPALTALLIMIHMYLVRLHDISYHGAPQGKDDKPYLFFPDHALKAAVAFLVVLGVMIILSLVSPPTQEAVARTPDPTYLPRPEWYYMWLFKLLTYFEGGAELIGSFVIPLGLLALLVALPFLSKSHSQEPSSRPLVLAVAGACLVAVVYLTAMGVAESKPYGQVVVVPAEKLSPQAIRGLRLWVEKDCAYCHQIMGRGGHRVGPDMSNIVAKGRTRKYLVDFIRNPQKTKPLSIMPKYDLNPQELEALGSFLLSLDFAGKGERVLTREQALALTQQTDK, encoded by the coding sequence ATGTCGCGATTCGCATCCTTCTGGGCCGAGCGCTTGGGTTGGGAAAAGCACCTCAAGCCCTTCTTGTACAAGCCGCTGCCCGGCCGCCTGAACTGGAGCTTCACCCTGGGCAGCCTGTTGCTGTTGCTGTTCGTGGCCCAGGTGGTCACGGGCATCCTGCTGGCCGCCTTTTACAACCCCTCGCCGGACCACGCCTACCAGTCCATCGGCTACATCATGACCCAGTTGCCGGCCGGGGCCCTGGTGCGGGGTCTGCACCACTACGGCGCGGCGGCGATGGTCATACTGGCGGCCGCTCACCTGCTTTCCAACCTGTACTACGGGGCCTACAAGCCCCCCCGGGAACTGACCTGGGTGGGCGGGGTGTTCCTGCTGCTGATGGTGTTGGGCTTCGGCTTTACCGGCTATCTGCTCCCCTGGGACCAAAAGGCCTACTGGGCGACGGTGGTGGGCACCAACGTGGCCGGGGACATCCCCGTGATCGGCGGTTTCCTGGCCGGGCTTTTGCGGGGAGGTCCCAACGTTAGCGGGCTCACCCTGACCCGCTTCTACTCAGTGCACGTGCTGCTGTTGCCCGCGCTCACCGCCCTGTTGATCATGATCCACATGTACCTGGTGCGCCTGCACGACATCTCTTACCACGGCGCGCCCCAGGGAAAGGATGACAAGCCCTACCTTTTCTTTCCCGACCACGCCCTCAAGGCGGCGGTGGCCTTCCTGGTGGTGCTGGGGGTTATGATCATCCTCTCGCTGGTTTCGCCTCCCACCCAGGAGGCAGTGGCCCGCACCCCTGACCCGACCTATCTGCCCCGGCCCGAATGGTACTACATGTGGCTGTTCAAGCTGCTCACCTACTTCGAAGGGGGCGCCGAACTCATAGGCAGCTTCGTTATCCCCCTGGGTCTGTTGGCCCTGCTGGTGGCGCTGCCCTTTTTGTCCAAGAGCCACTCCCAGGAACCCTCCAGCCGGCCGCTGGTGCTGGCCGTGGCCGGGGCCTGCCTGGTGGCGGTGGTCTACCTCACGGCAATGGGGGTGGCCGAGTCCAAGCCCTACGGCCAGGTGGTGGTGGTGCCCGCGGAGAAGCTTTCTCCCCAGGCCATCCGGGGCCTCCGCTTGTGGGTGGAAAAGGATTGCGCCTATTGCCACCAGATCATGGGGCGCGGCGGTCACCGAGTGGGGCCGGATATGTCCAACATAGTTGCCAAGGGCAGAACCCGCAAGTACCTGGTGGATTTCATCCGCAACCCCCAGAAGACCAAGCCGCTTAGCATCATGCCCAAGTACGACCTTAATCCCCAGGAACTGGAGGCTTTGGGCTCCTTCCTGCTCAGCCTGGATTTCGCCGGCAAAGGTGAGCGGGTGTTGACGCGGGAACAGGCCCTGGCCCTAACCCAGCAAACGGATAAATAA
- a CDS encoding TRAP transporter permease, giving the protein MPSEMGAATEADSGVSLKVVKVAIGVLGVGISCFQLYTGGFGVVEAYMQRTIHLMTLMTLAFLCFPTNRKWSSRTNAFIDISLAALCLIIGAYLFFDHDRIVGREWYYGPMTTGDIVFGIMLMVLTLESARRVVGPALPIIALVFVAYCMVGAHLPYPFTIRTPPLKIFLDHMVLTPQAIFGVPVGVSATFVFLFILFGAFLERTGGGKFIIDFSMALVGRATGGPAKVAVLASTLFGTVSGHSVANVYGTGTFTIPLMKKMGYKAEFAGAVEAAASAGGQIMPPIMGAAAFIMAEILGMPYLTICAAALIPALLYYVAVFGSTHVEALRLGLRGLSKEEVPSLIETLKHGSHFFIPIILMIVVLVMGYTPFRAAFIAIVALVVVAQFRKESRLSPRGFIETLIQGAKNSIVIAVSCGCAGIVVGVLDITGLGIKFVTIVTELSMGIFPLALILVMVSCLVLGMGVPTAPAYIIAAMIAAPTLVKFGANPVAAHMFVFYSALLSAITPPVALAAYAGAAISGGNVMKTGVIASKLGFVKFLVPYMFIYNGAFLMMGAPSFIVWSLFTGIVGTIGLVVAMEGYFYARLSTIERALFALAGVGALIPEFYSDIPSLVIFGVATWMNRKKKLVATTVAEV; this is encoded by the coding sequence ATGCCTAGCGAAATGGGAGCAGCAACAGAGGCCGACAGCGGAGTGAGCCTCAAAGTAGTAAAGGTGGCCATTGGCGTCTTGGGAGTGGGCATAAGCTGCTTTCAACTCTACACCGGTGGCTTTGGTGTTGTAGAAGCCTACATGCAGCGCACCATCCACTTGATGACGCTGATGACCTTGGCATTCTTGTGTTTCCCGACCAATCGCAAATGGTCGTCCCGTACCAATGCCTTCATAGATATTTCCCTGGCCGCCTTGTGTCTTATCATCGGGGCTTATTTGTTTTTCGACCATGACCGCATTGTGGGGCGGGAATGGTACTACGGGCCGATGACCACTGGGGACATTGTATTCGGCATCATGCTGATGGTGCTCACCCTGGAGTCGGCCCGCCGAGTGGTGGGGCCAGCCCTACCCATAATAGCCCTGGTGTTTGTCGCATATTGCATGGTCGGCGCCCATCTGCCTTATCCTTTCACTATCCGTACGCCGCCCCTCAAAATATTTTTGGATCACATGGTCCTGACTCCGCAGGCCATCTTCGGGGTGCCTGTGGGGGTCTCGGCGACGTTTGTTTTCCTATTCATCCTTTTTGGGGCCTTCCTGGAGCGAACGGGCGGCGGTAAATTTATCATCGATTTCAGCATGGCCCTGGTGGGCCGGGCCACTGGCGGCCCGGCCAAGGTGGCCGTGCTGGCCAGCACCCTGTTTGGCACCGTATCAGGGCACTCTGTAGCCAACGTCTACGGCACCGGTACCTTCACCATACCCCTAATGAAGAAGATGGGTTATAAGGCTGAGTTCGCGGGGGCTGTGGAAGCGGCTGCCAGTGCGGGCGGGCAAATCATGCCACCCATCATGGGCGCGGCCGCTTTCATCATGGCCGAAATTCTGGGTATGCCTTACCTGACCATCTGCGCTGCCGCCTTGATACCTGCCTTGCTGTACTACGTTGCGGTGTTCGGCTCCACCCACGTGGAAGCATTGCGCCTGGGTCTTCGAGGGCTTTCCAAGGAGGAGGTGCCCTCCCTGATTGAAACCCTCAAGCACGGGTCTCACTTCTTTATTCCCATTATCCTGATGATTGTGGTGCTGGTAATGGGATACACGCCTTTCAGGGCCGCTTTCATAGCCATCGTGGCCCTGGTAGTAGTGGCCCAGTTCCGTAAAGAGAGCCGTCTATCCCCACGCGGTTTCATAGAAACATTGATCCAGGGCGCCAAGAACAGCATAGTAATCGCGGTTTCCTGCGGCTGCGCCGGCATCGTGGTGGGGGTGCTGGATATAACCGGCCTTGGCATCAAGTTCGTGACCATTGTAACCGAGCTGTCCATGGGCATATTCCCCCTCGCCCTGATCCTGGTTATGGTCTCTTGCCTGGTCCTGGGCATGGGCGTGCCCACCGCGCCGGCCTACATCATCGCCGCCATGATCGCCGCTCCTACCCTGGTCAAATTCGGGGCCAATCCCGTAGCGGCGCACATGTTTGTTTTCTATTCTGCCCTGCTCAGCGCGATAACCCCGCCGGTGGCCCTGGCCGCCTACGCCGGAGCCGCCATCTCTGGCGGCAACGTGATGAAGACGGGCGTAATCGCCTCCAAGCTCGGCTTCGTGAAGTTCCTGGTCCCCTACATGTTTATCTACAACGGCGCCTTCCTGATGATGGGCGCCCCCTCTTTCATTGTGTGGTCGCTCTTCACCGGAATAGTGGGGACTATCGGGCTTGTTGTGGCCATGGAGGGCTATTTCTACGCGCGTTTAAGCACCATTGAGAGGGCCCTGTTCGCCTTGGCCGGCGTGGGGGCCTTGATACCTGAGTTCTATTCGGACATACCCTCGTTGGTAATCTTCGGAGTCGCCACTTGGATGAACCGCAAGAAAAAGTTGGTCGCCACCACGGTGGCCGAGGTTTAA